The following proteins come from a genomic window of bacterium:
- a CDS encoding DUF4416 family protein, giving the protein MGKIRIPDKVKPFAGLLLADISLLDEAKTALESLLGPIDLCSDSIPFSHSDYYRPEMGEHILRLWVSFARLSDPGNLPGWKIVSNRLEEERAQRGDDRLSRRINIDPGYVSDSKIVLASTKDYSHRIYLGSGIYGEVTLGYRRNKGWQFFDWTYPDYREKAALDFFTLVRDKLLSSRRSMA; this is encoded by the coding sequence ATGGGTAAGATCAGGATACCGGATAAAGTAAAGCCTTTTGCCGGATTGCTGCTGGCGGATATCTCCCTGCTCGATGAGGCCAAAACAGCCCTGGAGTCGCTGTTAGGTCCGATTGACCTGTGCAGCGATAGTATTCCCTTCTCGCATTCGGACTATTACCGGCCTGAAATGGGAGAGCACATCCTTCGCCTTTGGGTCAGTTTTGCCAGGTTGTCCGATCCGGGAAATCTGCCGGGGTGGAAGATTGTGTCAAACCGCCTGGAAGAAGAGCGGGCACAGCGGGGGGATGACAGATTATCGCGGCGGATCAATATTGATCCCGGCTACGTGAGCGACTCGAAGATCGTTCTTGCTTCCACCAAAGATTACAGCCACAGGATTTATCTTGGCTCCGGGATTTATGGAGAAGTAACGCTGGGCTACCGAAGAAATAAGGGCTGGCAGTTCTTCGACTGGACCTATCCGGATTACCGGGAAAAAGCAGCCCTGGATTTTTTTACCCTGGTGAGAGACAAACTGCTGTCATCGCGCCGGTCAATGGCATAA
- a CDS encoding secondary thiamine-phosphate synthase enzyme YjbQ, whose amino-acid sequence MPVITKSFALETRGNTQILDITQQVKRQILDSGLSSGIATVFVAGSTAGITTIEYESGAINDLAAAIERLVPVSLHYDHDARWGDGNGYAHVRAALLGASLTVPFENKRIFLGTWQQIVLLDFDNRPRSREIIVQLIGE is encoded by the coding sequence ATGCCTGTTATCACCAAAAGTTTTGCCCTTGAAACAAGGGGAAATACTCAGATTTTAGACATCACCCAGCAGGTTAAAAGACAAATCCTCGACTCCGGATTGTCTTCCGGAATAGCCACCGTTTTTGTAGCCGGCTCAACCGCAGGCATTACGACGATTGAATATGAATCGGGGGCGATCAATGATCTGGCCGCGGCCATCGAACGGCTTGTGCCCGTATCCCTGCACTACGATCACGATGCCCGCTGGGGAGATGGAAACGGATATGCCCATGTCCGTGCAGCCCTCCTGGGTGCTTCTCTGACCGTGCCCTTTGAGAATAAACGGATTTTTCTCGGCACCTGGCAGCAGATCGTTCTTCTCGACTTTGATAACCGTCCCCGTTCGCGCGAGATCATTGTCCAATTGATTGGTGAATAG
- a CDS encoding NAD(+)/NADH kinase has protein sequence MIKNIGIFCKPDQQRAPKVLSELLAWIRARELVPYLECTAAELVSFPDKAHVLPLADLAAAIDLLIILGGDGTLLRAAHVIEGKSIPILGVNLGSLGFLTEITIPELIPALAAIIGAGSYAVDERMTLEASFSLDNSPEAKRACALNDVVFSKGIHESQLIELSIRVDGIWINKFLADGLIISTPTGSTAYSLSAGGPILHPSMHAILITPICPHILTNRPIVVPDNQVIGVTSKSKKTILLTVDGEFRKEISCDEEILIKKGSSKIRLIKAPNKDYYQVLRTKLKWGER, from the coding sequence ATGATAAAAAATATCGGAATTTTCTGTAAGCCCGATCAGCAGCGGGCTCCCAAGGTATTATCGGAATTACTTGCCTGGATAAGGGCCAGAGAGCTTGTGCCCTACCTTGAATGCACGGCAGCGGAATTGGTATCCTTCCCTGACAAGGCCCATGTTCTGCCCCTGGCAGATCTTGCGGCTGCAATCGACCTTTTAATCATCCTGGGAGGAGATGGAACGCTGCTGCGGGCTGCACACGTAATCGAAGGGAAAAGCATACCTATCCTGGGAGTCAATCTGGGAAGCCTCGGCTTTTTAACCGAGATTACCATTCCGGAGCTGATCCCTGCTCTTGCGGCCATCATCGGGGCGGGGTCGTATGCCGTAGATGAGCGGATGACGCTGGAGGCATCGTTTTCTCTGGACAATTCCCCGGAGGCAAAGAGGGCCTGTGCCCTCAATGACGTTGTTTTTTCGAAAGGAATCCATGAAAGCCAGCTCATTGAGCTGTCCATCAGAGTGGATGGAATCTGGATCAACAAATTCCTGGCTGACGGCCTGATCATCAGCACCCCTACCGGCTCGACCGCCTATTCTCTGTCTGCCGGAGGACCGATTCTTCACCCTTCGATGCATGCCATTCTGATAACCCCCATCTGCCCTCATATCCTGACCAATAGACCCATTGTTGTGCCGGATAACCAGGTTATCGGGGTGACTTCAAAATCGAAAAAAACTATTCTCCTGACAGTCGATGGTGAATTCAGAAAGGAAATCTCCTGCGATGAGGAAATCCTCATCAAAAAGGGAAGCAGTAAGATCCGTTTGATCAAGGCCCCGAACAAGGACTATTATCAGGTGCTTCGGACGAAGCTGAAATGGGGGGAGCGATGA
- a CDS encoding M48 family metallopeptidase, with product MTQERKAKEYNRKKILVEIAETGWLMIFLVLFMYRGWSVSLKNFLFGFSSSAWIGNGFYILVFLLLIETIILPLSYYSGYVLEHAYGLSSESHISWIIDELKSLSLSLCFGLLLGEIIYALIAGFPSFWWLIASVIINGVLIVLTKLAPVVLMPIFFRFQRLDDKDLEARILKLTDQAHTRINGVFEMNLSRKTRAANAALAGIGSTRRIILSDTLLQNYNHDEIESIMAHELGHHVYNHLWKGILIQSMLITLLFSLVAVSLNRGVVWFHLQGPHDIAGLPYLTIITTVFSLIFLPLVNMYLRSLEYQADHYGVSVTGKRDSFISALEKLARQNLCDQEPSAVVEFIFYSHPSISRRIGRIAHG from the coding sequence TTGACTCAAGAGCGGAAAGCCAAAGAGTACAATCGGAAAAAAATCCTCGTTGAAATTGCCGAAACGGGCTGGTTAATGATTTTTCTGGTCTTGTTCATGTATCGAGGCTGGTCGGTATCCCTGAAAAATTTTTTATTTGGTTTCTCCTCCTCTGCATGGATAGGAAACGGTTTCTATATCCTCGTCTTTCTGCTGCTGATCGAGACGATAATCCTGCCCCTGAGTTATTATTCCGGCTATGTCCTCGAACATGCATATGGCTTATCATCGGAAAGTCACATCTCATGGATTATCGATGAGCTGAAATCGCTGTCACTGTCCCTGTGCTTTGGTCTGCTGCTCGGAGAGATCATCTATGCCCTGATTGCCGGATTTCCCTCTTTCTGGTGGCTGATCGCATCCGTCATTATCAACGGTGTCCTCATTGTCCTGACAAAGCTGGCCCCTGTTGTGCTGATGCCCATTTTCTTCCGGTTTCAGCGTCTTGACGATAAGGACCTTGAAGCCAGAATCCTCAAACTGACTGATCAGGCACACACCCGCATCAATGGCGTGTTTGAGATGAATCTCAGCAGGAAAACCAGGGCAGCCAATGCAGCCCTGGCAGGGATCGGCAGCACCCGCCGGATCATCTTATCCGATACCCTTCTGCAAAACTACAATCATGACGAAATCGAAAGCATCATGGCCCATGAACTGGGACATCATGTCTATAACCATTTATGGAAGGGAATTCTGATTCAGAGCATGCTGATTACCCTGCTTTTCTCCCTGGTTGCCGTCAGCCTGAACAGGGGAGTTGTGTGGTTTCACCTGCAAGGCCCCCACGATATTGCCGGACTGCCCTACCTGACTATCATTACCACCGTGTTTTCCCTGATATTTTTACCCCTGGTCAATATGTACCTCCGCTCCCTGGAATATCAGGCCGACCACTATGGAGTCTCGGTTACCGGCAAACGGGACAGTTTCATCTCGGCCCTGGAAAAACTGGCCCGGCAGAATCTCTGCGATCAGGAACCGAGCGCCGTTGTCGAGTTTATATTCTACAGTCATCCCTCGATATCCAGGCGAATAGGTCGCATAGCTCATGGGTAA
- the recN gene encoding DNA repair protein RecN: protein MIVTLRIENFAIIDQLLIELSGGFSVFSGETGAGKSILITALNLLLGERAYTEYIRSGRESATVEGVFRVAESSTALAHLRDKGIDLLDEGEIWIKRKIFQAEKSNRCYINHQPCPLSLLAEIGRWLVDIHGQHEHQFLLSPDRHIDILDAFGNLKELRNRFTGLYREYEEKGRQLLALIKSKQLNQQELEFLHFQMQEIDQANLSREEEETLDLRRRQLQNAGRLSQDLTMVIQEIYEREGSLHERMGKICATLRQLARIDDFFSPLADSLENVCYQMEEVSSRCTDYLQGIEFEPHLLDELETRSAEIQRLKRKYGQTITDILDARAGMEEKWQSVQRTEDEIEGVHQQIERLAGQVLDLAEHLSAERQKVASGLEQRITKELADLSLPKARFQVSQQRGKAEAAGADTLSGARQLPVFPCRLTSKGIDLIEFLFSANQGEELKSLARIASGGEISRILLALKACLKSADEVPVLVFDEVDVGIGGDISRIVGRKLKELSTAKQVLCITHSPQIASLADHHYVVRKVTTDHRTSTTVEHLQNGQRIEELARMLGGGVASDITFTHARELIETG, encoded by the coding sequence ATGATCGTCACACTCCGGATAGAAAACTTTGCCATTATCGATCAACTGCTGATCGAGTTGAGCGGAGGATTTTCCGTTTTCTCAGGAGAGACCGGAGCGGGAAAGTCCATTCTGATCACCGCGCTGAATCTTCTTCTGGGAGAGCGGGCCTACACGGAATACATCCGGTCCGGCAGAGAGAGTGCTACGGTCGAGGGTGTTTTCAGGGTAGCGGAAAGCTCCACCGCTCTTGCGCATCTGAGGGACAAGGGCATCGATCTTCTGGATGAGGGGGAAATCTGGATCAAGCGAAAAATCTTTCAGGCCGAGAAAAGCAACCGCTGCTATATCAACCACCAGCCCTGTCCCCTGTCTCTCCTGGCGGAAATCGGACGATGGCTGGTGGACATCCACGGGCAGCATGAGCACCAGTTCCTCTTATCTCCCGATCGGCATATCGATATCCTGGATGCCTTCGGCAATCTGAAGGAGCTGCGAAACCGGTTTACCGGCCTGTACAGGGAGTATGAGGAAAAAGGCAGGCAGTTGCTCGCTCTGATCAAGAGCAAGCAACTCAATCAGCAGGAGCTTGAATTTCTGCATTTTCAGATGCAGGAAATCGACCAGGCCAACCTGAGCCGGGAGGAGGAGGAGACGCTTGATCTGAGGAGGCGGCAGCTTCAGAATGCCGGGCGGCTGTCTCAGGACCTTACGATGGTTATCCAGGAAATTTACGAACGCGAAGGTTCTCTGCACGAGCGGATGGGCAAAATCTGTGCCACCTTGCGGCAGTTGGCCAGAATAGATGATTTTTTCTCACCCCTGGCCGATTCCCTGGAAAATGTCTGCTACCAGATGGAAGAGGTATCATCCCGGTGTACGGATTACCTTCAGGGCATAGAGTTTGAGCCGCATCTTCTGGATGAGCTGGAGACACGGTCAGCGGAAATCCAGCGGCTGAAGCGTAAATATGGACAGACGATCACCGATATCCTGGATGCAAGAGCCGGAATGGAAGAAAAATGGCAGTCGGTGCAGCGGACTGAAGATGAGATAGAAGGGGTTCACCAGCAGATCGAGCGGCTGGCAGGACAGGTTCTTGATCTGGCCGAACACCTCTCCGCCGAGAGGCAGAAGGTAGCTTCCGGCCTTGAGCAGCGGATTACCAAAGAACTGGCTGATCTTTCCCTGCCCAAGGCCCGTTTTCAGGTGAGTCAGCAGAGAGGAAAAGCGGAAGCCGCCGGAGCTGACACCCTTTCCGGCGCACGTCAACTGCCTGTGTTCCCCTGTCGGCTGACCTCAAAAGGCATTGATCTGATCGAGTTTCTTTTTTCCGCCAACCAGGGGGAAGAGCTTAAATCTCTGGCCCGCATTGCCTCCGGAGGGGAGATTTCCCGGATTCTTCTGGCCCTCAAAGCCTGCCTGAAGAGTGCAGACGAGGTGCCGGTCCTGGTGTTCGACGAAGTGGATGTCGGCATCGGCGGCGATATCTCCAGAATTGTCGGCAGGAAGCTCAAGGAGCTGTCAACTGCAAAGCAGGTACTCTGTATTACCCATTCTCCCCAGATCGCCTCGCTGGCTGATCATCACTACGTGGTCAGGAAAGTGACGACCGATCACCGTACCAGTACAACTGTAGAGCACCTTCAGAACGGACAGCGGATTGAGGAATTGGCCAGAATGCTGGGAGGTGGAGTTGCTTCGGATATTACTTTCACTCATGCGCGGGAGTTGATTGAAACCGGGTGA